The Nostoc sp. 'Lobaria pulmonaria (5183) cyanobiont' genome window below encodes:
- the fabD gene encoding ACP S-malonyltransferase yields the protein MTKTAWVFPGQGSQTLGMGMDLLDIPFAKDKFAKAEDILGWSVTEICQTQEEKLSQTLYTQPSLYVVESILADLLRERGHQPDLVAGHSLGEYTALYIAGVFEWSAGLYLVKRRAELMDSSINGMMAALMNFDREQLEKVISQTADVVIANDNSSAQVVISGTTEAVQAVMTQVKAKRAIPLKVSGAFHSHLIAPAAAEFQDILESVEFQPAIVPVLSNVEPIPSIDAEILKERLNKQMTDSVRWREICLQLPANGIERVMEIGPGKVLTGLIKRNSPDLILQNIQRASDLPV from the coding sequence ATGACAAAAACTGCATGGGTGTTTCCCGGACAAGGTTCCCAAACGCTGGGAATGGGAATGGACTTATTAGATATACCGTTCGCTAAAGACAAGTTTGCCAAAGCTGAGGATATTTTGGGCTGGTCTGTAACTGAAATTTGTCAAACTCAAGAAGAGAAGTTATCACAGACGCTGTATACTCAGCCAAGTCTTTATGTGGTCGAAAGCATTCTTGCTGATCTGCTTCGAGAACGAGGACACCAGCCAGATTTAGTTGCTGGTCACAGTTTGGGAGAATATACTGCTCTTTATATAGCGGGTGTCTTTGAGTGGTCAGCCGGTTTATATCTGGTGAAGCGTCGTGCAGAACTTATGGATAGTTCCATTAATGGGATGATGGCAGCTTTGATGAACTTTGACCGCGAACAGTTAGAAAAAGTCATTTCTCAAACGGCTGATGTGGTGATAGCAAATGATAATAGTTCGGCTCAGGTGGTAATTTCAGGTACGACTGAGGCCGTACAAGCGGTGATGACTCAAGTTAAAGCAAAGCGTGCGATTCCCTTAAAAGTTTCTGGAGCATTTCATTCACATTTAATAGCACCAGCAGCTGCGGAATTCCAAGACATTTTAGAATCTGTGGAATTTCAACCCGCGATTGTGCCAGTACTGTCTAATGTAGAACCAATTCCCTCTATTGATGCCGAGATTTTAAAGGAACGCCTGAATAAACAAATGACTGATTCTGTAAGATGGCGAGAAATTTGTTTGCAATTACCAGCTAATGGTATCGAGCGAGTAATGGAAATTGGCCCTGGTAAAGTCCTAACTGGCTTGATTAAACGTAATAGCCCTGATTTAATTTTACAAAACATCCAGAGGGCTAGTGATTTGCCTGTTTAA
- the plsX gene encoding phosphate acyltransferase PlsX, translated as MGSTRVRIAIDAMGGDHAPGEIVAGALRAREELGVDIFLVGDAQQIEATLPSKTSLGQVEIVNAEEAIAMDEEPLNAVRRKRKASINVAMDLVKQQKADAVFSAGHSGAAMASALLRLGRLPGIDRPAIGTVFPTIIAGKPVLVLDVGANVDCRPKFLEQFGVMGSAYSQYVLGTTEPKVGLLNIGEEDSKGNDAAVRAHQLLRENSQINFIGNAEGRDVLSGHFDVIVCDGFVGNVLLKFAEAVGEVILQILREELPQGLHGQIGSALLKPNLKRIKQRMDHAEHGGALLLGVAGVCFIGHGSSQAPSIFNAIRMAKEAVDNQVIQRIQSQYILERESG; from the coding sequence ATGGGATCGACTCGTGTACGGATCGCAATTGACGCAATGGGAGGGGATCATGCACCCGGTGAAATCGTTGCTGGCGCATTGCGAGCAAGAGAAGAATTGGGTGTAGATATATTTTTGGTTGGCGATGCCCAACAAATAGAAGCTACCTTGCCATCAAAAACAAGTTTAGGGCAGGTAGAGATCGTGAATGCTGAGGAAGCGATCGCTATGGATGAGGAGCCTTTAAATGCAGTTAGACGCAAACGCAAGGCTTCTATCAATGTGGCGATGGATTTAGTCAAGCAACAAAAGGCAGATGCCGTATTTTCTGCGGGTCATTCTGGGGCAGCTATGGCATCAGCTTTGCTGCGCTTAGGACGATTGCCAGGAATCGATCGCCCAGCCATCGGGACAGTTTTTCCCACAATTATTGCTGGTAAGCCAGTGCTAGTACTTGATGTTGGCGCAAATGTAGATTGCCGTCCCAAGTTTTTAGAGCAGTTTGGCGTTATGGGATCGGCTTACAGTCAGTATGTCTTGGGTACAACTGAACCGAAGGTGGGTTTGCTGAATATCGGTGAAGAAGACTCTAAAGGCAATGATGCAGCCGTCCGCGCCCACCAACTGCTACGGGAAAATTCCCAAATTAATTTTATTGGCAATGCTGAAGGGCGTGATGTACTTTCCGGTCACTTTGATGTGATTGTCTGCGATGGCTTTGTGGGCAATGTATTATTAAAATTTGCCGAAGCTGTCGGAGAAGTGATTCTGCAAATTCTGCGGGAAGAATTACCCCAAGGATTGCACGGTCAAATCGGTTCAGCACTCTTAAAACCCAACTTGAAGCGGATTAAGCAGCGAATGGATCACGCAGAACATGGTGGTGCTTTACTGCTAGGCGTGGCAGGAGTCTGTTTTATCGGTCACGGTAGCTCCCAAGCACCTTCAATTTTTAATGCAATTCGCATGGCAAAAGAAGCCGTTGACAATCAGGTGATACAACGAATTCAGTCCCAATATATCCTAGAGCGCGAGAGCGGTTAG
- a CDS encoding DUF1308 domain-containing protein produces MVNLDTGTVFAFISEGSPVRYELRQYVQGQQMLITQTALKEVTDIIQWSGGVSEQAK; encoded by the coding sequence ATGGTCAATCTAGATACAGGCACTGTGTTTGCGTTTATTTCTGAAGGCTCACCTGTGCGCTATGAATTACGACAATATGTACAAGGGCAACAAATGTTAATTACTCAAACAGCGTTGAAAGAAGTTACTGATATTATTCAATGGTCAGGCGGAGTATCAGAACAGGCGAAATAA
- a CDS encoding leucyl aminopeptidase gives MTIQPSDKPLLEWAGDSLAIGLFEDAVELTGELATLDQKFSGVLKELIAEEEFKGKANSTIFTRVNAGSPVRKLILVGLGKPEALKLDTLRRAAAAVARVGKKQKSKILGFSFPLWNNDPAASAQAIAEGVELALYQDIRFKSEPEDKGSQIESVDLLGFGGQETAITRANQIVSGVNLARQLVAAPANAVTPITLAETAQAIAKDYGLQLEILEREDCEKLGMGAFLGVAQASDLPPKFIHLTYKPEGTPKKKLAIIGKGVTFDSGGLNIKGAGSGIETMKMDMGGAAATLGAAKAIAQIKPDVEVHFISAAAENMISGHAMHPGDILTASNGKTIEVNNTDAEGRLTLADALVYADKLGLDAIVDLATLTGANVIALGDDIAGLYTPDDAVASQLEKAAQTSGEKIWRMPMEEKYFEGLKSGIADMKNTGPRPGGAITAALFLKEFVKQTPWAHIDIAGPVWTDKENGYNGAGATGYGVRTLVDWILGSGE, from the coding sequence ATGACAATTCAACCTAGTGATAAGCCTTTACTAGAGTGGGCAGGCGATAGTTTGGCAATTGGATTATTTGAAGATGCAGTAGAGTTAACCGGAGAACTAGCTACTTTAGATCAAAAGTTTTCTGGGGTCTTAAAAGAACTGATTGCCGAAGAAGAATTTAAAGGTAAAGCCAATAGCACTATTTTCACCCGTGTAAATGCTGGTAGCCCAGTGCGGAAATTGATTTTAGTAGGTTTAGGCAAACCAGAAGCGTTAAAACTAGATACTCTGCGCCGTGCTGCTGCGGCTGTAGCCAGGGTAGGAAAAAAGCAAAAAAGCAAAATTCTTGGATTTAGTTTTCCATTGTGGAACAACGATCCAGCCGCGAGTGCTCAAGCGATCGCAGAAGGTGTGGAATTAGCACTTTATCAAGATATTCGTTTTAAATCAGAACCAGAAGATAAAGGTTCACAAATAGAAAGTGTAGATTTACTAGGTTTCGGTGGACAAGAAACTGCCATCACCCGCGCCAATCAAATTGTTTCTGGGGTAAATTTGGCACGGCAATTAGTGGCAGCACCAGCCAACGCAGTAACACCAATTACTTTAGCGGAAACTGCTCAAGCGATCGCCAAGGATTATGGTTTACAACTAGAAATTCTGGAACGAGAAGACTGTGAAAAGTTAGGCATGGGTGCATTTTTGGGAGTAGCCCAAGCTTCCGATTTGCCACCGAAATTCATTCACCTAACTTATAAGCCAGAAGGTACACCCAAAAAGAAATTAGCAATTATTGGCAAAGGTGTAACCTTCGACTCCGGCGGACTCAACATTAAAGGTGCTGGTAGCGGCATCGAAACCATGAAGATGGATATGGGGGGTGCAGCTGCTACCTTGGGGGCAGCAAAAGCAATTGCTCAAATTAAGCCAGATGTTGAAGTTCACTTTATTTCGGCGGCGGCTGAAAACATGATTAGCGGTCACGCCATGCACCCTGGAGACATTCTCACAGCATCAAACGGCAAAACAATTGAAGTGAACAACACCGACGCTGAAGGACGTTTGACCCTCGCAGATGCCTTGGTGTATGCCGACAAATTGGGCTTAGATGCGATCGTTGATTTAGCCACCCTGACTGGTGCCAACGTCATTGCCTTGGGTGACGATATTGCTGGTTTGTACACTCCTGATGATGCTGTAGCCTCCCAGCTTGAAAAAGCTGCCCAAACTTCAGGAGAAAAGATTTGGCGGATGCCAATGGAAGAAAAATATTTTGAAGGGTTAAAGTCTGGTATTGCGGACATGAAAAATACAGGCCCGCGTCCGGGTGGTGCAATTACTGCTGCCCTTTTCCTCAAGGAATTCGTTAAACAAACCCCTTGGGCGCACATAGATATTGCTGGCCCAGTGTGGACAGATAAAGAAAATGGCTACAACGGGGCAGGGGCAACCGGTTACGGCGTTCGGACGCTAGTTGATTGGATTCTGGGAAGTGGGGAGTAA
- a CDS encoding DUF3349 domain-containing protein, giving the protein MQITIAPYLLSTYKLIQCAFPNGIETQDYLPLLALLYDQMSDRNLAEIVVHYTGRHYAVVLNDVYRVVTTDVPKAETIDKVKQRLLVCGYQEWLKEAES; this is encoded by the coding sequence ATGCAAATTACTATTGCACCTTATCTTTTAAGTACCTATAAGCTGATTCAGTGTGCTTTTCCCAATGGGATAGAAACACAAGACTATTTACCACTGTTGGCATTGCTTTATGATCAAATGTCAGATCGAAACTTAGCAGAAATTGTAGTTCACTACACAGGAAGACATTATGCAGTTGTTCTCAATGATGTGTATCGTGTAGTAACAACTGATGTGCCAAAGGCTGAAACTATTGACAAGGTGAAACAGCGTTTGCTTGTTTGTGGTTATCAAGAGTGGCTTAAAGAAGCTGAAAGTTAG
- a CDS encoding beta-ketoacyl-ACP synthase III, protein MQNLGVAITGSGSAVPATSLHNQTLSELVETSDEWIATRTGIRQRRLALPSESLSVLATAASSQAIAASGIKAEDLDLILLATSTPDDLFGSACQVQAKLGATNAVAFDLTAACSGFVFGLVTAAQYIRTGVYRNVLLIGADILSRWVNWEDRRTCVLFGDGAGAVVLQAAKSDRLLGFALKSDGTQNHYLNLAYAGTSQELLTDINITKGTYQPITMNGKEVYRFAVQKVPEIIDKALFQANISVDQIDWLILHQANQRIIDAVAQRLNIPEHKVISNLAQYGNTSAASIPLALDEAVRQCKIKPNDIVATSGFGAGLTWGAAIFQWGR, encoded by the coding sequence GTGCAAAACTTAGGCGTAGCAATTACTGGAAGCGGCTCGGCAGTACCAGCAACTTCCCTACACAACCAGACATTGAGCGAACTAGTTGAAACATCAGATGAGTGGATCGCTACAAGAACGGGGATTCGTCAACGTCGATTAGCTCTCCCATCTGAGTCCTTGAGTGTACTCGCTACTGCCGCCAGCAGTCAGGCGATCGCCGCTTCAGGAATTAAAGCAGAAGACCTAGACCTGATTCTGCTGGCGACTTCCACCCCTGATGATTTGTTTGGTAGTGCTTGTCAAGTACAGGCTAAATTGGGAGCTACCAACGCAGTAGCCTTTGACTTGACCGCTGCTTGTTCCGGCTTTGTGTTTGGTTTGGTTACAGCAGCCCAATACATTAGAACTGGTGTCTATAGAAATGTATTATTAATAGGGGCAGATATCCTCTCTCGCTGGGTAAATTGGGAAGATCGGCGGACTTGTGTATTATTTGGTGATGGTGCCGGGGCAGTGGTATTACAAGCTGCCAAAAGCGATCGCTTATTAGGATTTGCACTTAAAAGTGATGGTACTCAAAACCATTACCTCAACCTTGCTTATGCAGGTACTTCCCAAGAACTGCTGACTGATATAAATATCACCAAAGGCACTTACCAACCGATTACGATGAACGGCAAAGAAGTCTACCGCTTTGCTGTCCAAAAAGTGCCAGAAATAATTGATAAAGCCTTGTTTCAAGCCAACATCAGCGTTGACCAGATAGATTGGCTGATATTGCATCAAGCCAATCAGCGGATTATCGATGCCGTTGCTCAACGCCTGAATATCCCAGAACATAAAGTTATCAGTAATCTCGCCCAGTATGGCAATACCTCAGCTGCTTCCATCCCCTTAGCTTTAGATGAAGCAGTACGACAATGTAAAATTAAACCCAATGACATCGTTGCTACATCCGGCTTTGGTGCCGGTCTTACCTGGGGCGCAGCAATTTTTCAATGGGGAAGATAA
- a CDS encoding alpha/beta fold hydrolase, producing MTITEVELNPCFLTPKRVQPEYPLLVYLPGMDGTGQLLRSQTAGLETGFDVRSLALPRKDLNTWDVLTKSVLDLIDAELEKSSHRPVYLCGESFGGCLAMKVAIQAPDLFKRIILINPASSFCLRPWLSWASQLTYLVPSGLYDVGALGLLPFLASLSRISQSDRHDLLKTMRSVPEETVLWRLSLLREFHVDEEKLRRLTQPVLLIAGASDRLLPSVTEVNRIGNILPNNKIVVLPNCGHACLLEQDINLYEILKDNDFLESQVDMETGLETRG from the coding sequence ATGACTATCACAGAAGTTGAGCTAAACCCCTGTTTTCTAACTCCTAAACGAGTACAGCCAGAGTATCCGTTATTGGTATATTTACCAGGAATGGATGGAACTGGTCAACTATTGCGATCGCAAACCGCAGGATTAGAAACTGGCTTTGATGTGCGCTCTTTGGCGCTCCCCCGGAAAGACCTTAACACTTGGGATGTCCTAACTAAGAGTGTATTGGACTTGATCGATGCTGAATTAGAAAAAAGCTCTCACAGACCAGTTTACTTGTGTGGTGAATCCTTTGGTGGTTGCTTGGCAATGAAAGTGGCAATCCAAGCACCCGATTTATTTAAGCGAATTATCCTAATTAACCCAGCTTCGTCCTTTTGTCTTCGCCCTTGGTTAAGTTGGGCATCCCAGCTAACTTACTTAGTGCCATCAGGATTGTATGATGTTGGCGCACTGGGGTTATTGCCATTTTTAGCATCTTTGTCACGCATTTCTCAGAGCGATCGCCACGATTTGTTGAAAACTATGCGTTCTGTCCCGGAAGAAACTGTTCTTTGGCGGTTGTCTTTACTGCGAGAGTTTCATGTTGATGAGGAAAAGTTAAGGCGTTTAACTCAACCAGTTTTGTTGATTGCTGGTGCTAGCGATCGCCTTTTGCCTTCTGTAACTGAAGTGAACCGGATAGGGAACATCTTACCAAATAACAAAATTGTAGTGTTGCCCAATTGTGGACACGCTTGCTTGCTAGAGCAAGATATTAATCTCTATGAAATTCTTAAGGATAACGACTTTTTAGAAAGTCAAGTTGATATGGAAACGGGGCTAGAGACGAGAGGATAG
- a CDS encoding lysophospholipid acyltransferase family protein translates to MSGNSPLEISRALVAAFSTQMFRYYEDRIPQDASVLVVSNHRSFMDALILMAALSSPIRFACHHYMGQVPVMREIVIGQLGCFPLEETQNRLQSFFLQSQVLLQSKQMVGVFPEGTAPMVKFTQPNQVGEFQRGFAHLALRANVQDLAILPIAIASLEEVNTNGFPLRLLSVFDPSEPLFNQSGWHPLVIYRRVAVLIGRPYWITPQHHKKYHGKQARTVVAELTEHCHGEISNLLRQGCY, encoded by the coding sequence ATGAGTGGAAATAGCCCCCTAGAGATTTCTCGCGCTTTGGTGGCGGCATTCTCAACGCAAATGTTCCGCTATTACGAAGACCGTATTCCCCAGGATGCCAGCGTCTTAGTAGTCAGCAATCATCGCAGCTTTATGGATGCACTGATTTTAATGGCGGCATTATCGAGTCCAATTCGCTTTGCTTGCCATCACTACATGGGACAAGTCCCAGTTATGCGGGAGATTGTCATCGGTCAATTGGGGTGTTTTCCTTTGGAAGAAACTCAAAACCGCCTGCAAAGCTTTTTTTTGCAGTCGCAGGTGCTATTGCAGTCCAAGCAGATGGTGGGAGTATTTCCAGAAGGGACTGCACCAATGGTGAAATTTACTCAGCCAAACCAGGTGGGTGAGTTTCAGCGGGGATTTGCCCATTTGGCATTACGAGCGAATGTGCAGGATTTAGCTATTTTGCCGATCGCGATCGCCTCCTTAGAAGAGGTAAACACCAATGGCTTCCCTTTAAGGCTTTTGAGTGTATTCGACCCTTCAGAACCTTTATTTAATCAAAGTGGTTGGCATCCTTTGGTAATTTATCGTCGGGTTGCAGTGTTAATCGGTCGTCCTTATTGGATTACGCCCCAACATCATAAAAAATATCATGGCAAACAAGCCAGAACTGTTGTGGCTGAACTGACGGAACACTGTCACGGCGAAATTAGCAATTTACTGCGTCAAGGTTGCTATTAA
- a CDS encoding EcsC family protein gives MADKPQEIEVNKLVNSPRKTSEVRIPAQSSIENEPSIVESLIKTVTETGQAVLDTAMGVGEATAKETHKFIEQTTQTSGQVVNRLSENWLIRKLSGVLNLNWLISDTNLVDLEQAEAAVNKLKKQYPNESPSQLAHRIMVEKATKAATVGLATSFLPGIAVALLAIDLTATTKLQSEMLYQIASVYGLDLKDSARKGEILAIFGLALGGGRLLKAAGLGLLRNLPLAGAVIGASSNATMIYSLGYAACRFYETKLDESTSLASPQTLATLKAESEKYLESAIAQQALMDQILVHMILASHPEKTWQEILPELKALNLTPTSLDAIAQNIKSPKPIDVLLNQLNRDFAIPLLAQCYKIAQLDNLITAPEQKIIAAIASKFDIDTNKIGT, from the coding sequence ATGGCAGATAAACCCCAAGAAATAGAAGTGAATAAATTAGTTAATTCACCCAGAAAAACTTCTGAAGTAAGAATTCCGGCTCAATCATCAATAGAAAATGAACCGTCTATAGTAGAGTCTTTGATTAAAACTGTTACTGAGACTGGCCAAGCAGTTTTAGACACAGCAATGGGGGTGGGAGAAGCGACAGCGAAAGAAACACACAAGTTCATTGAGCAAACAACTCAAACCAGCGGTCAGGTTGTAAATCGCCTCAGCGAAAATTGGCTGATTAGAAAACTATCTGGAGTATTAAATCTCAATTGGCTGATTAGCGATACTAACCTTGTTGATTTGGAACAAGCAGAAGCGGCAGTAAACAAGCTCAAGAAACAGTATCCAAATGAATCACCCAGTCAGCTTGCTCACCGAATCATGGTGGAAAAAGCAACTAAAGCAGCCACAGTTGGACTAGCTACTAGTTTTTTGCCAGGAATAGCAGTGGCATTGTTGGCAATTGATTTAACAGCCACAACAAAATTGCAGTCAGAAATGCTTTATCAAATTGCATCTGTCTACGGGCTAGATTTAAAAGATTCTGCCCGTAAAGGTGAAATTTTGGCAATTTTTGGGTTGGCTTTGGGTGGAGGACGTTTGTTGAAAGCTGCGGGATTAGGGTTGCTGCGAAATTTGCCCTTGGCGGGTGCAGTGATTGGAGCTAGTTCAAATGCGACGATGATCTATTCATTGGGGTATGCTGCTTGTCGATTTTACGAAACCAAGCTGGATGAATCTACTTCCTTGGCATCGCCACAGACATTGGCAACATTAAAAGCCGAAAGTGAAAAGTATCTAGAAAGTGCCATCGCTCAACAAGCTCTCATGGATCAAATCTTAGTTCACATGATCCTAGCTAGTCATCCAGAAAAGACTTGGCAAGAAATTTTACCAGAATTAAAAGCTCTAAACCTCACTCCTACTTCGTTAGATGCCATTGCCCAAAATATCAAATCGCCCAAGCCAATAGATGTATTGCTCAATCAACTGAATCGTGATTTTGCCATACCTTTGTTGGCTCAATGTTACAAAATTGCCCAGCTTGACAATCTGATTACAGCACCTGAGCAAAAAATAATAGCAGCGATCGCCAGCAAATTTGACATTGACACAAATAAAATTGGGACATAG